A window of the Dictyostelium discoideum AX4 chromosome 4 chromosome, whole genome shotgun sequence genome harbors these coding sequences:
- a CDS encoding hypothetical protein (Esterase HDE) gives MSNPLNSSLAEEEEGEFVSPFARSDNINTTTTTTTTSNTLSYPTEEKQEEQSSPSSQQQEQPTQPQKPKKKKPAQPKTDTDTSTTTEPVAPPVASKKPEWVPDNSSNKCEMCSSTFTFLNRRHHCRRCGHLFCGDCCSLNTSLPQEYGYTERVKVCSKCFTTTINERALEETTITMNIGGVSKETKVVSGVHKLLLWRMGAHDDGEFNRDVFDSYENQPSTPIPVSRVQDLYLDGNDLDVQGCTGFRVRVYNPALEPGEKPTTYPILMWFHSGGFVSKSIQTPSVDGLCRLLSNQSRCVVVSVDYRLAPENMFPAAALDCFAATCWAVKKAATFDGDPTRIAVAGDSVGGNLAAAVALMARDKETPRLCGQVLVCPILDLKKNEEKYYTRVVHNDGYLMPMSFFKWFSSKYCREADIENPYASPLKAATSTKALCGLPVTHMITAGFDPFCDEGELYIKKLRQSGVKVYHTRYTNSPHGFFAIGLDESNEALMEVSIILKYMFGSKK, from the exons atgtcaAATCCATTAAATTCCTCTTTGGCAGAAGAGGAGGAGGGCGAATTTGTGTCACCCTTTGCAAGAagtgataatataaataccaccaccaccactacaacTACATCAAATACATTATCATACCCAACTGAAGAGAAGCAAGAGGAacaatcatcaccatcatcacaacaacaagaacaaccaACACAACCACAAAAaccaaagaaaaagaaaccaGCACAACCAAAAACAGATACAGATACATCAACAACTACTGAACCAGTTGCACCACCAGTAGCATCAAAGAAACCGGAATGGGTACCTGATAACTCTTCAAATAAATGTGAAATGTGTAGTTCAACCTTTACATTCCTTAATAGAA GACATCATTGTAGAAGATGTGGACATTTATTTTGTGGAGATTGTTGTTCATTAAATACATCACTACCACAAGAATATGGATATACTGAAAGAGTTAAAGTTTGTTCAAAATGTTTTACAACTACAATTAACGAGAGAGCATTGGAAGAAACAACCATCACAATGAATATTGGTGGTGTTAGTAAAGAGACTAAAGTTGTTTCAGGTGttcataaattattattatggaGAATGGGTGCACATGACGATGGAGAATTTAATAGAGATGTTTTTGATTCATATGAAAATCAACCATCAACCCCAATACCAGTATCAAGAGTGCAAGATCTTTATTTAGATGGAAATGATTTAGATGTTCAAGGTTGTACAGGATTTAGAGTTAGAGTTTATAATCCAGCTTTAGAACCAGGTGAAAAACCAACTACCTATCCAATTTTA ATGTGGTTCCATTCTGGTGGTTTtgtatcaaaatcaattcaaactCCATCAGTTGATGGTTTATGTAGATTACTTTCAAATCAATCA agatgtGTTGTAGTATCAGTTGATTATAGATTAGCACCAGAAAATATGTTTCCAGCAGCAGCTTTAGATTGTTTTGCAGCAACTTGTTGGGCAGTAAAGAAAGCAGCAACATTTGATGGTGATCCAACACGTATAGCAGTAGCAGGTGATAGTGTAGGAGGAAATTTAGCAGCAGCAGTAGCCTTAATGGCAAGAGATAAAGAGACACCAAGATTATGTGGTCAAGTTTTGGTTTGTccaattttagatttaaagaaaaacgAAGAGAAATATTATACACGTGTTGTACACAACGATGGTTATTTAATGCCGATGAGTTTTTTCAAATGGTTCTCTAGCAAATATTGCAGAGAGGCAGATATTGAAAATCCTTACGCATCACCTTTAAAGGCTGCCACTTCAACAAAGGCATTATGTGGTTTACCTGTAACTCATATGATCACCGCTGGTTTTGATCCATTTTGTGACGAAGGGGAactttatattaaaaaacttaGACAATCTGGCGTTAAGGTTTATCATACACGTTATACAAACTCACCACATGGATTCTTTGCAATTGGTTTGGATGAATCAAATGAAGCTTTAATGGAagtttcaataattttaaaatatatgtttggttctaaaaaataa
- a CDS encoding protein kinase, STE group, translating to MDTIKETDSFSKYQIGEAVGKGAFGKVFKALNAETGDFCAIKQIEKTIISEKQLPSIIQEIKLLQTLQHPNIVKFIESYETSRYLYFALEFIEGGSLAKIAKRYGCFQEPLLSRYFSQVLKGLAYLHEKGVIHRDIKSDNILITKEGVIKLADFGSCTYSAIDRKLTVVGTPFWMAPEVIQMDMNARSTACDIWSLGCTLLEMLTGNPPYWDLGTMPAMFAMVNNPHPPIPNNISADLKHFLLACFVRDINKRPTASQLLEHPWIKQHIHEPSQSQPASSPEPSRIKSSGSGSKLSINTYAEGYDVESDDDTTNSNNGSDHDRIQQLESQKKEMTETIKRLKLHFLRAMKEKKVMKDMISQLVTERDEYMIKLGLTPPPLPPILANATLNSKSSLDSSNELLNKESSQGNLLGSGGSGSPYTNHTRSSSAPLTAPGKIISTHQIHSPSLSNSSASASTSGVSNNKERGSSILTNDFFHPPSDDDQHSPTNDLFLHEHFEKNLKVTASSSPSSLSKNSRLTTKFELESDNNTNNNNNNNNNNNNINITTTTTTTTTTPASNQNLGAYYQSSGNLHLYTNQNNLTNNNINNTNNNNNNNNNNNNNNNLGSNTNVDMYLRTSSEKTHLSITQPVSLSGALSYGDHLNPSVTIGGHNSLKQKGSGKTSIPVLQKEPSNKSLNSLNNNNVNNNNNNNNNNNNNNNNNNNNNNNNNNNNNTNSNSNNNTNNINSTNNINTNNINNVLGTSPSRKISNSDQFTPNRKSSQPIAPSFSLLNQSLDRNPNSNNNNNNNNNNSNNNNNNNNNNNNNLNSGSNSFNNNSPISSFTNNNNNNESGDEYDDDSDIIEDEQSSNSSLSFNNSNVPQVESVVVNVQPPRVGDECKVKCGDGWYDAVVDLVSGSTFVVTIKPFKIKREVSHSDVTLAPLQFPVTATKKKKFSLFNRK from the exons ATGGACACAATAAAAGAAACGGACTCTTTTAGTAAATAT caaATTGGAGAAGCTGTTGGTAAAGGTGCATTTGGTAAAGTTTTTAAAGCATTAAATGCAGAAACAGGTGATTTCTGTGCAATTAAACAGATTGAAAAAACCATAATATCAGAGAAACAATTACCATCAATCATTCAAGAGATAAAATTATTGCAAACACTTCAACATCCAAACATTGTAAAGTTTATAGAATCATACGAAACCTCAAGATATCTTTATTTTGCATTGGAATTTATAGAGGGTGGATCATTGGCAAAGATTGCCAAGAGATATGGTTGTTTTCAAGAACCATTACTCTCGAGATACTTTAGTCAAGTTTTAAAAGGTTTAGCATATCTTCATGAGAAAGGTGTAATTCATAGAGACATAAAAAGCGATAATATTCTCATAACAAAAGAAGGTGTAATTAAATTAGCAGATTTTGGTTCATGTACTTATTCAGCGATCGATAGAAAATTAACAGTTGTTGGTACACCATTTTGGa tGGCACCAGAAGTTATACAAATGGATATGAATGCAAGAAGTACAGCATGTGATATTTGGTCATTAGGTTGTACATTATTAGAGATGTTAACGGGTAATCCACCATATTGGGATTTAGGAACAATGCCAGCAATGTTTGCAATGGTTAATAATCCACATCCACCAATTCCAAATAATATATCAGCAGACTTAAAACACTTTTTATTGGCATGTTTTGTTagagatataaataaaagaccAACAGCATCACAACTTTTAGAGCATCCATGGATAAAACAGCACATTCATGAACCATCTCAATCACAACCAGCATCATCACCTGAACCATCAAGAATTAAATCTAGTGGAAGTGGGTCGAAACTATCAATCAACACTTATGCTGAAGGTTATGATGTAGAGTCAGATGATGATACAaccaatagtaataatggcAGCGACCATGATCGTATTCAACAATTGGAGTCacaaaagaaagaaatgACAGAGACAATCAAAAGATTgaaattacattttttacGTGCAATGAAAGAGAAGAAGGTAATGAAGGATATGATTTCTCAATTGGTAACGGAAAGAGATGAATATATGATTAAATTAGGtttaacaccaccaccattaccaccaatcCTAGCAAATGCAAccttaaattcaaaatcctCATTGGATAGTTCAAATGAGCTATTGAATAAAGAATCTAGTCAAGGTAATCTTTTGGGAAGTGGTGGCAGTGGTTCACCATACACTAATCACACACGTTCTTCATCTGCACCACTCACTGCACCTGGAAAAATCATATCGACTCATCAAATTCATTCACCATCACTAAGTAATTCCTCTGCATCAGCTTCAACCTCTGGTGTATCAAATAACAAAGAAAGAGGATCTTCAATACTAACCAACGATTTCTTTCATCCACCATCAGATGATGATCAACATTCACCAACCAATGATTTATTCCTTCATGAACATtttgaaaagaatttaaaagttacagcatcatcttcaccatcttcattatcaaagAATTCAAGATTAACTACTAAATTTGAATTGGAAtctgataataatactaataataataacaataacaataacaataacaacaatataaatataacaacaacaacaactactaccacaacaacaccaGCATCAAATCAAAACCTTGGAGCTTATTATCAATCTAGTGGTAATCTCCATTTGTAcacaaatcaaaataatttaactaataataatattaataacactaataataataataacaataacaataataataataataataataatttaggtAGCAATACCAATGTAGATATGTATTTAAGAACTTCAAGTGAAAAAACTCACTTATCAATAACCCAGCCAGTATCACTTAGTGGTGCACTATCATACGGGGACCATTTAAATCCTAGTGTAACAATAGGTGGTCATAATagtttaaaacaaaaaggAAGTGGGAAAACTTCAATCCCAGTTTTACAAAAAGAACCTTCAAATAAGagtttaaattctttaaataataataatgtaaacaataataataataataataataataataataataataataataataataataataataataataataataataataataataatacaaatagtaacagtaataataatacaaataatattaatagtacaaataatattaatacaaataatattaacaatgTACTTGGAACATCACCGTCAAGAAAGATATCAAATTCAGATCAATTTACACCAAATAGAAAATCATCACAACCAATTGCACCAAGTTTTTCATTACTCAATCAATCTTTAGATAGAAATCcaaatagtaacaataataataataataataataataatagcaataacaacaacaacaacaataataataataataataatttaaatagtggatcaaatagttttaataacaatagtccAATAAGTAGttttactaataataataataataatgaaagtgGTGATGAATATGATGACGATAGTGATATTATTGAAGATGAACAAAGTTCCAATTCTAGTCTCTCTTTCAACAATTCAAATGTACCACAAGTTGAATCAGTTGTTGTAAATGTACAACCACCGAGAGTAGGTGATGAATGTAAAGTTAAATGCGGTGATGGTTGGTATGATGCAGTAGTCGATTTAGTTAGTGGATCCACTTTTGTTGTCACTATCAAaccttttaaaatcaaaagagaGGTATCTCATTCTGATGTTACTTTGGCTCCTCTTCAATTCCCGGTAACTGcaacaaagaaaaagaaattcagtttatttaatagaaaataa